The sequence below is a genomic window from Salinispira pacifica.
GAGGAAAACGCCGCCCGGTGAAGCCCCGGCGGCAGATTCCAGGATAGTTCTCCGGTATTTATTCGCCGTCCTTCACAAGCCATATCAGCAGTGCAAGGGCACACAGGTTCGCTGCAGCGGAGACGGGACCGATTCCCCATAATCCGAAGCGAAGGTACATTGCCGGACCTGTTGATGCGGCAATAGTCGACCCCAGAAGTCCGCCTGCAACGCCCAGAGCAAGCACCCGGCCTCTTCCCTCAGGATACTGTTCGCTTAAGAGGGGAAAGTTGCTCACAGTGGTAAACTCAAAAAAGAACCGCGGAATAATCAGTCCCGCAAGGGCGGGGATGAGAGAAATATTCAATATCGGAAGCAATATGAACCCCAGACTCATTCCCATGGTTCCGTACATGAGGCTCCTGCGCTTGCCAATCCTGTCTCCGGCTGTACTCACCAGAATACTTCCTGCCCAGTCGGCAATCCCCAGCATGAGCGCAACCTGTCCAAGCCGGGAGGGGGTGAGAGAATACTCGGTTTCCAGAAAAATTCCGTGGGATATCATCAGATGAAACAGAGCGAAAAAATTGAAAAAGTTCACTCCGATTGCAGCCCAGGCTGACCGGCGATTGGGGCCTAAATGCAAGAAGGCCCGGATGCGTTCCATTCGGCTGGGTTTCACCGGCTGGACTGAATTCTCTCCGGCCTTTGCCGTCTGAACGGCATCTTCCTCCTCCCGGCCGTGCCGGGAAGGTAGGACAAACATGCATACGGCGGATATCAGCATTCCCCCTGCAAGAATGTAGAGGGGCAGCTTCCATCCGCTTTTCTCGATAAGGACCCCGATTACCGACAGGCCGAATATGCCCGCCAGAGCCCATGAATACTCCAGAATCCCAAGGTATCTGGATCGTTTATGGTAGGGGAGGAGTGCGCTCAGGTAGGAATGGGCGTTTGGAGCAAAGCCTCCCTGTCCGGCTCCCCACAGCAGCATGGCCAGTACAAGCCAAAAGAGATTGCCCGCCGCAGCGAACAGCAGAATTCCCGATGCGATTAGCAGCAGATTCACCTGCATAATTCGACGGTACCCGTATCGGTCGGCCAGTCCCCCGATAATAGGTGCAACGAGCCCGGACAGGTTGCGTACGCTTACCAGACGGCCCATGGTCAGCCCGGTGAGACCCGCACCGGATGCGTACACCAGCAGGTATGGGTTGAATAACTGCGTGGCGGTATCCACGAAGAACTTGGCCAGAACGGCGATTGCAAGCATTGCACCCACCTGAACAGGTGCCTGTGCTGATGAGTTTTCTAACTGATGTGATTTTTCCCGCATCCCCGGAGCATACACGAAAGCATGCCCGGGCAGGAAGCCGTCTGCCCCATGAAAATTCTCCCGGCGATTACCAATCACAAAATTCCTATCACAAAATACCTATCGCAAAAGCTGATATCATTATTGGTTCCGGGATGCCGAAAATACTACCATTGATGATGTGTACAATTCCCAGGCTTTACAAAATACTGTTCTGTGTCCTGATGAGTGTCCTGGCCTCTCCGGAAAATCTCATCGCCGACACAATTCCCCTGTCCCTCACCGGCGCCATATATCCCTCTCCGGACCCGTTTACTCTGGATGCCCGGGCAGCCCAGCTGTGTATCAATCTGCTGAGGCAGGAAATGTTTCTGTTGGGAACCAGCGATTCTTCATCTCCGGGAGTTGCCAGGGAGGATTCGCCGGAAGGATTACCAGAAAGATCATCGGAGATTCCCCGGTCCGGATCCCAAAAGCAGATAAACCGGGTCCGGAGGGTTTGGGCACGGCTGGTGGAAGTTGACCGGGAAATGCCTCCGGGACACCGGAGACGCTACATTATCGAAGTGAACGGTGAACCGTTGGATATGTCCAGCCACTTCATAGAATGGAACGGAAGCATGGTAAATCTCCAGCTGCTTTTCACATACCGTAACCAGTACCCTCCACGGGGGCTGAATTACCGTGCTGATAAATGATTGGGATTACATCAGTACTTCCAAAGCTTGAGTATGCCGCCGGGCATGGGGATAAACCCTTCATTGACCATCTGTTTGCCGAGTTCACTGGACTGGGCGGGACCGTCATCAATCCGGTGGATGGTAATTCCCTTCCGGGCAACCGGGAGCTTGATCAGGTGATTCCGGAAGAAGCTGATGATGATGCTTTGCAGCGTTTCCATGCTGCAGATTCTCTCCGTCTGTTCTCCGTCTGATATATCTGAATGCGTTTCAATAGAAGTCTCAGCCGGATACAGCCGAATCTCTTTTCCGTTGCCCTGGATCTCTGCGAGTTTGAAAGAGTTTTCATTCACTGAAAGAAAGATCAGAAAATTGTGGACACTGCGACGTTCGTCAATCAATTCCGGAAACAGACAGGGATCTGCGGCATTCAGCCAGTACCAGCCTCTCTGTTTGGTCGGGCTATCTGTCTCTGATTGCTGACCTGGACGGTAATTTTTCCGGGAAACCAGTTCATTCATGGCGAACTGGATTCCCCTTCGCTGATCGCACAGCTTACCGCCGATAATTTCCCCGGAAAGCTCCATGAGACGCAGAGCAGGCAGTAACTCTTTCCAGGAGAATGGCCTTCCTTCGTCCTCAAGGGTTCTGCGGTCAACGATTCCATGTCGCAGAAAGAGACGGTACACCCTGTTTTTCAGTGCTTCAAGCTTACTTCCCGGATCTTCCGATGGCTGGGGCGAGCCGGTGAAGGTTTGATTCAGGGAAACCGGAAAGAACATTCCCGACAGTTCCCGACTCCCGGCAGGGGAGTTTCGGCGAGATACGGGGCAACGACACTGGCTCCGGGATTGCCGCCCCGCATTGCTGTTTCCCACAGCCGTAAAGCCGCTGAGCGCTTGGAGCTGATGCCCTCAGACAGGTCCTGCTGATAGTCATTTTCGTTTGTCGGGCTGCTGCCCGGCGTTTTTTCCCGGGGTGAGGAAAGTTTTTCTGCGGCAGTACCCATGGCCTGAAAAGAATCGTTCATGAGATATCCCTGCCGGAGTAATTCCCAGGTTTGGCCGGCAGTCAATTCTGAAACCGCCGCTGGGGCTGCTGCTTGTTCATCTCCAACCCGGGGAAAATAATCAGAAGAATCTTCCCTGGATGCGAAACACAGTGTTTGCGGCCCGGTACAGGTCCAGACCATGTCACGTTGCCTGAACACTCCTTCTCCAAGCGCAGGGGATACTGTAGCCAGCCGGGCTTCAAAAAGCCCTCTGCGCAGCAGCCCGGCGTTCAGCTCCCGACCGGAAAGGGATTCAAACAGTCGTGTATAGCCTTCTTCATCGGCGGCAGGAAGATGTGGGAGGGAATCAGAGGGCAGGGGAGACACATGAATACCCTGAAGTTTTCTGTTGACCTCCTGTAATTCCGTGAGCGTCAAAGCTGCGCTGTACTGACGCATATTCCTGCGCCGCATCCGCAGAAGACGCTCCAGGGTTTCCCGAAGGCAGATACTCCGGCTGCCCGGTTCACCGCTTTCAAGTTCCAGAACCTCATCGTAATCTATGATCCCGGTGAGTATGTCCTCCCCCCAAAGACTCATAAATTTCTCATGGGCAACAGGCCCCTGCCACCCCAGCCATTCCAGCGCCAGCTTCTCCCGGGAAACAGGAGAACAGCTGCTGTGCAACCAGATGGGGCCAGCCTGGGTATCCCGGAAAAAGCCTTCCCGGGAAAGAAACCGGAAGAGTTCCGCAGATAGATTTGAATGATCTGAACGGATGGGTGCAGCAGCAGGCTCGTCTCCATCCTGTTCATCCTTGTGTTCCAGTGCCTGTTTGAGCTCGCTGAGCTCTTCCTCTGAAATAATCCGTCGATCGCTGAGATAGAGCTGCAGCTCCTCAGTATTGCCCGGGGCGTATTCGGGGATGAGTCTGCGCATTTTATCCAGATATTCCCTGAGTATCTCCTGCGGGATTTCCGGGAGAGGTTCGGCGGATTGAATAAGAGTTCTCAGCCACCACAGGCCCTTCCCTGTGGACTCTCCCGAAGGCAGTTCCATGCTGTCATCCGCATAGAGATATTCATTGTTCAGCTGCCACATAATGTCTGAACTGAAGGGTCCGGGGTGCCCTGTGACGATACGGGAAATTTCCGTCTCCCCCGATTCGATTCTGTCCAGATGCTCCTTCAATTCTTTCAGGGCAAAATCGTGATCGAACAGCTCTCGCCAGGTTTCATTGGTGATGGGAAACTCTTTCATGCCGTACACCCGTTCAAGAAGCTGCTTGCTGCGCATTCGCTGCAGCCACAAGGGCGTCCGCTGAGAGAATCCCTGCCGGAGTATCAGAAGAGCTCGGGCGGCATTCACCCGGAACCGTGCTCCGAATACGCCGCTGCCCGGGAGAGATTCAGCCAGAAGAGTATCCACTGAATCTGAAGTCAGGCCGGAGAGGGGGGCATAGCTCCGATATTCTCTGGGAACTGAAAGGATAACTCCATCATCATTATATATCCCGGTAAGGGCAATCCCGTAACGCCTGGCAAATCTGCGCTGAATGCACATCAGCAGAGGAGCATTCACCCGTCCGCCCTGAAGATTATGAATCACCAGATGGATCAGATCCGGGGTGAGAGATGGATCATCCAGTTCCTCAATGACAATCCGCTCCCGGCCCGGGAGGGTATCCCGTGTTTCCGATAATGTGCGCTGGCCATCCACCCACCGGATCAGTTCCTGTGCAGCCCTCTCGTCCATGGAGACCTGGTCCGGTAAATTGAGCATCTGTGCCGCAGGGGCATCTGATTCCCGGGAAGATTTCAGTACCTCTTCCAGACGGTTCAGCTCCTGGGCAATCTGTTCCGCCATGAGCGGATCCATGCCCAGGGTATCGGCCCGCCAGAAAGGAGCAAGCATGGCGCTGCGTGTGGTGGGGGAAACCTTCACGCTTCGATTGTCCATTTCATCGATTTTCCAGACGCGGTTTCCCAGGGTGAAGCGGTCCCCAAGACTCCGCTCGAAAACAAACTCCTCGTCCAGTTCGCCGATCTTTTCATCGCTCCCGCTGATGCGCAGCTCGAAGTACCCCCTGTCGGGAATGGTTCCTCCGCTGCTGTATATCAGATACCGTAACCCCTCCCGGCTCTCCAGACGGGATCCCGATGCGGGGGAATCCGGAGCCGCAGGGGAATCGGGGAGAGATATGGTCAGGCGGGGTTTCAGCTCCCGGATTCTGGTGGACTCAAAGCGGCCGGCCAGCATCTCAATTACGTTCCGGAAAAATTCCTCCCCCAGGTTTCGATAGGGGTAGCTGCGCCGAATCAGTGAATACAGGTCATTATATACAATGCTTCTTCCGGCGGTTTCGGAGATTATCATTTGAGCCAGAATGTCCAGGCAGTTCTCAGGTATGATCACCTCCTCGATGATTCCCCGGCACACCGCTCTTGATATGCCGACGGCGGAAAGAATTTCCCGGGGATGGAGAGGCACAAACACTGCGCTGGATACCCCGTCAAGCCGGTGGTTGGATCGGCCAATGCGCTGCACGGCGGAACTCAGGCTGAAGGGAGCCTGGAGAAGGATGACCCGATCCACGTCACCCACATCAATGCCCAGTTCCAGGGTTGATGTGGCGGCAACCGCCCTCAGGCGGCCTTCCTTCAGTTCCTGTTCCACCCAGTAGCGGTATTCCCTGCTCAATGACCCGTGGTGTGCGAAAACGATGGTTTCATCAAAGTACTCATTCAGAAGCATTGACGCTTTTTCCGCCGCCCTCCGGCTGTTGCAGAAAATGATGCTGCTGCGGTGATTTTTGATTTCATCGGCAATAACCGGAATCTGTCGGTCCCACCAGCTGCTATCTGTTCCCTCTCCCAGTTTGATTTCCAGCTGATATTTCCTGGGCATGGGATCTTCGATAACAGATACCCGCCGGGGAGATGAGGAGCTTTCGTATCCTCCGAGAAACGAGGCAACCTTCTCAACTGGCCGCACGGTGGCTGATATGCCAAGGCGCTGGATGTTGCTTCCGGTTTTCAATGCTTCCAGCCGTTCAAGGTTCAGCATGAGGAGGGTTCCCCGTTTGGATCCGGCGATGACATGAATTTCATCGAGGATCACCAGGCTTATATCCTCCAGCATCATCCGACCGTTCCCTGAAGTGAGCATGATGTTGAGTGTTTCCGGTGTTGTCACAAAAATATCCGGCGGATACTTCAGCAGCCTTGAGCGCTCCGCCGGAGAACTGTCACCCGAGCGAATTCCGGTGCGGATATGGGGGATCTCTGTATTGCTTGCCTCTGCAAGTTCCTTGATTTCCCGGAGAGTAGTATCCAGGTTTCTCAGGATGTCATTATTCAGCGCTTTCATGGGAGATATGTACAGCACCTTTCCCCGGAAACTGCCCTGAATGAGCGCATTGATTGCCCACAGGAAGGCGGACAAGGTCTTGCCGCTTCCGGTGGGGGCAGAGATCAGCAAGTGTTCCCCTGCGGCGGTGCGTCTCCAGGCTTCTGCCTGTATTTCTGTGGGCGCATCAAAGCGGGAATCAAACCAACTGCGTATCAGCGGATGAAACTGAGAAAAAGCCTGGGACACGGATTATCTCCTCTCTATGCGGGCCGCACACCCGGTGGGCTGAATCAGACGATTGCAGAAGCGGCAGCTTTGATTGTATACAGGTAGAACTACACACCAACACTATACAGTGGATTATCAACGGCTTCATGCATCGGAGGTACGGGATGATGCGAATTTCCACCCTTTCAGAAATACTCAGGCCCATCCTCGCAATCACCGCCGGGCTTTTCATCTCAAGCTGGCTGTTTCATGGGGTGGAAAGGATCCGGGGTAAAATCATCATGGCTGAAGCGCTGATCCTTACTTCGGCGGTGCTGCTGATCATTTCTTCGGGCTTTTTTGTCTACTGAATTGGTCAGCAGTCTGAATAGATCAGATCGGCAATAATGAGGTAATACAACCAGGAACGGTCTGTCACTCAGCGAACACAATTTCCGCCAGCTGGCTCAAGTTTTGAATTTCGAAATCGTGCTTCGCAGTACCGGGATTCTCTGCATTTCCCGGATTAAACCAGCAGGATGGAAGGCCGGCCCTGTTGGCACCCAGAATATCCGAGCCGAGATTATCTCCGATTACCAGCATTCTTTCTCTGTTCAGCGGGCTGCCCAGCAGGGAAAAGGTGTGGGTGAAAAAAGCGGGATCCGGTTTGGCCGCACCTGCATCCTCCGAAACAATAATATGCTGGAACAGGGGTTTCAGGCCTGTGCGCTCCAGGCGCTTATGCTGGGTTTCACGGATCCCGTTGCTGATAATGGCCAGGGAGAAATGCGGTCTCAGATTCCGAAGAATCTCCTCCGCCCCTTCCATGAGATGTGCGGTGTTCTGCAGCTCTTCCAGAAAGCATGCGCTGAAGCGGTGGGCATCCGGATCGGAGGAAAGGGCGTCCCGGGGCAGTGCGTCACAGAATTGCTGAAAACGCTGGAGCCTGAGTTCCCCTGAGCTTATGCGGCCCTGCTCGAGATCCTGCCAGAGACGGCGGTTGATATTTTTGTAGACGGGAAACCAGCTTTCCTGATATTCCAGCTCCATCCGGGTACAGGCTGACCGGAAGGCATGTGCCTCGGACGCATCAAAGTCCAGAAGAGTATGATCGGCATCGAATAAAAGCCAGTCGAATTTCGGTTGCATAGTTTCTTCATATCAGGAAACAGGATTTTTGACCATTGTTCAGTCAGACTTTCTCTGTTTTGCAGTACTTTCTGCTTTGAAAAAGCCTCCGCAGATCTGTTCAATTACGGTGTTCGCCAGATACAAACCGAAAATGCCTGTGAGAGTGGGGAGACTGCCCAGTACATGCCGGGGACCATTGAGATTTTGCCGCTGATCCGGAATTTCTTCCGCCGGTCGGTTTCGTTCCGCGGACTGATAATCGAAGACTACTTCTTCAGTGGAGTACACGGTGGTAATTCCCCGACCCACACCCCGTTTACGGAGTATCAGTCTCAGCTTTTTGGCCACCGGACACATACGTGTGCTCATTAAATCATCAATCCGGATATATGCAGGATCACTGCGAAGGGCTGCCCCCATGGAGGAAACGGCGGGAATGCCCTGCTGCCAGGCGTACTCAAGGATATCGGCTTTGGGATAAAGGGAGTCTATTGCATCCACCAGCATATCCGTGGGAAGTAACGGAGATTCCATGGGGCTGAAAATCTCATCCAGTGTATCCTCTCCCGCCGCTAGGGAGCATACCTCAACTCTGCAGCGTGGGTTGATATCCAGCACCCGGTTCCGGGCAGCCTCCACTTTATTCATACCCAGGGTGGATTCAAGGGCGATCAGCTGACGATTAATGTTGGAGGGATGAATGCTGTCAAAATCCACCAGGCGGAAAGATCCGATCCCGCTTCTGGCCAGGGCCTCCAGGGCGTAGCTGCCCACTGCACCCACGCCTACCAGAGTAACCCTGCTATGCTGCAGCAGTTTGAGTTTTTCCTCACCGATGAGTCGGGAAATCCGTGAAAACCTTTCCATTTCTGAGTACTATATCAATCAGCTCATCTCTGTCAATTTCCAGAATTGCGGCAACCCGCTCATACATCGAAAGTAAAAGCTGTGAATGGCTTGTATGCCCGTCCTCCCGTTCTGATCCGTGAGGCCAGTCGCTTTCGATGAGCAGACGGTCCATGGGTATGGCTTTCAGCCAGTGAGCTGAGCTGCTCTTCCGGGCATTTCCTTCCCAGGTTCGCCTGTGCTTCCAGTGCCCACCGGGACCAACGGAAAAATAACAGTTGAATTTGAGGAAGCGTTTAAGATTCTCGGTATGCTCATACCAGGAATGAAGCATGATGGGGATATCAGGGCTGTTTCTCTCAAGCACTTCTGCCGCAGCACCCGCACAGTTCAACACGTGCAGTACCGCCGGCCGATGATATTCTAGGGCAATCTGAAGTTGACGGGAAAAATACTCCTCCTGCAGCTGCCGGGAAACTCGGGAGTAAAGACTCCTGTCCATGCCGATTTCTCCCACGCCCATGTCGGGGCGGCTTTCCAGCAGTTCACGGAGCCGCCGGAGTCGAGGATCCCCGCCGCGGGGGGCAGGTTGTTTTTTATCCGAACGTCCGTCGGGCTTGTTGCGGATATGAGCCGGATGAATTCCCGCATACGGGTGGACCCGGGGGTCACGGTTCGCAGCAAGTTCCTGCCAGTCTTCCGTGCCTGCTGAACAGCTGATGCATCGAAGATAGCCGGAGAATACGCTGTCCGGAGTGTCCTGGGTGTGGAGGTGGGCATCCAGAATGGCGGATCTCATACCGGGTTCAGAGCAGGCGGGCACCATTATGAATCTCACGGCCGCTTACTGTATCGGAAACCGCCAAAACCACCCGTTGGTGTGCATCATAAAACCCCAGCACACTGCATTGGGATTGTATTGGCCCAATCTGCTTTGGATGAAAATTCACTACCGCAAGTACCTGACGGCCGATTAATGATTCAAGGCTGTACAGATCTGTAAGGCGTGCACTGGATTTCAGGATGCCCAGATCATCCCCGAGATCAATTCTCAGAATGTAGGCGGGAACACGGGCTTCCTGAAAGATTTGAGCATCCACAATGGTGCCGACCCGTATATCCACCTTTTCAAAATCATCCCAGCCGATAAATGCATTCATTACCGGGTCTCCCGGAACCTGTTTTCTTTGCCGAATTTCCGGGAGTAGTCACGGGCGGCGTCCGCGGCACTTACTTCACCCTTGCTCTGCTTAAGGTAGTACCAGTGAGAAGATATAGCGAACAGCAAACTTCCGCTGCTTACATCGGGAAAGGCCGCATGAAGTTCAGGTGTTTTAACGGCGTCCAGGAGGGGTTCATACACTTCTTCCATCCATGAAAAGACCGCTTCATGCCAGTTCACCGGAGACGGGCTGTGTTCGCTTGCAAAATACTTATGCACTTCTATATGTTCCAGCAGGGCGTTCCATTCATCTTCACTGTCACAATGAAAACCCTGAGTCATTAATGTCTGTTTCAATAAATCGCGCTTTTCGTTGACCGGAATGTCATATACCATTGTTCCCTCCTCGAGATGAGGCACTCCTGCATCCCTATCACGCCAAATAATACCCCATATCAGAAAAAAATTAAAGATATTCATTGACATTTAACAAAAAACACCCATATCAAAAAATGTCAAAATTGTGATTTGACGCAATCTTTGGTGCACTGTCAATTGTAACCAGTGATCAGTCCCAGGGCAATGCTTCTGTACAGGAATACCGGAGTGAAGTATAGTATTTCATGCTGTTCTGCGATTATGAATACCGGGAAAAAATTCTTGAAACCCTGAACATCTCCTGGGCCGATTCTCTGGATGCCCTGCTGACAGTGTGTCGGATTGCCCGGGTATCAGAGGATTTGAAACTTGCCGCTTTTTTCTTTTCAGTCCGCTCCCGGAGGGAGTATGTTCTCGGTCCCCATTGGGGAATTGAAGCTCCTCTCATCCGCGGCAGAGTGAGCGAACATCCATGGAAACTGCTTGAGAATGATTCCCTGGAGATTCCCCCGCCCTGGAAGCTCTCTGAAGACCATTTTCTTCATCTCCTTCCTTTGTCCTCGGACCTTGTATTTGCCGCCGTAACCGATGTGGATCGCGGGGGTGCACCGATCTTCACGGCGGAGGCGCAGGATTGCTGGAGGAGTCTGCAGGGCATTATTCCCCGAAAGGATTTTGATCTCTCCCCGGCGGCTGCTTCTTCCCGGGCTCTTTCCGCCGACGGGAATCAATGAGCGTCCTGGCCTTGGAGATGTTCAGGGAGTCGTATTTGGTTTTCAGCTCAAGTACCGCCTGCTCAGCCCGGGACCGTTTTTCCTCTCCGGTTTCAAATAGTTCTGTCTGGGTGAAGTCATCCTGACTGCCCACAGAGGCGAACCCCAGTCCTATGAGCCGGACCGGCGTTCTGGAGTCCCACTTCTGTTTCAGTAAATCCAGGGCTATCCGGTAGCAGTCTTCAACAGTGATGATCTCCCGGGCAGAGCGCCGCTGAATGGTGGATGTGCTGAAATCGGCAAGGCGAAGTTTCAGGACCAGAGTTCTGCTTTTGCCGCCCTCGGCGTGAAGCCGGAAAATAATGCCGTGGGCAAGGGTGAACAGGGTATCTTCAATGACCTGAGGATCCCTGCAGTCAGCGCCGAAGGTATGCTCATTGCTGATGGAATGACTTTTCACTTCTCTGTCATATATGCCCGGATCAATACCCCGAACGATCTGGAACATGTACTCTCCCCCGGATTTACCCAGGAGATTTTGCAGGGTCTGTCTGGGAATTTGTACGATCTGGCCGATGTCCCTGATATTCAGGTCCTCAAGTTTTTGTCTGGTCTTTTTTCCAACACCCCACAAATCGGAAATCCGGAGACTGCTGATAAACTCCTGTTCGCCCCCGGGGGGGATAATGGTAAGTCCGTCGGGTTTCCGGTATGCCGAAGCCATTTTGGCCACCAGGCGGTTTGTGGCGGCCCCGACTGTGATGGTGAGGCCGCTTGTATCAAAAACCTGCTTCTTGAGGCGTTGAGCAGCTTCCTCGGGAGGACCGAAAATTCCCTGAGTGCCGGTCATGTTAATGAATGCCTCATCGATTGACACCTGGATTACTTCCGGACTGAAGTCGGAGAATATCTTCATAATTTCATGACTGGCCTTTGAATATTCCTTCATCCGCGGATGGACATAAATACCGTCGGGACAGAGACGGTATGCCTGACTGACAGGCATGGCACTGTGAACACCGAATCTTCTCGCCTCATAGGAACATGTGGAGACAACCCCCCGTTCCCCGGGCTTTGCTCCGACTATTACCGGTTTCCCCCGGTATTCGGGATGATCCCGCTGTTCCACCGCTGCGAAGAATGCGTCCATATCAACATGAAACCAGAGAGCAGTGTGGCTTCGCATCAGGATCCCTCCGGTTCTGTGTCCCGCTCTCCGTTGCCATCTGCATCCGTTTGTGTATCCCCGTCCAAATCGCCGGAAATGATGATGGTTTCCTGAATGAATTTCTGCAGTTCAACGTTCCACCTGCCGTTCTCCCGGGTAAACCGGGTCTCAGGCTCCCGGAACAGTGCCTGAATCTCTATTCTGGGCCGTGTGCGGGAGGGCAGGGTGAACTCCAGATTCAGGGGGGAGGGCGGATTGATGCCGTTCAGAAAGCGTATCTCACCCCTGCCGGTAATAAACCGGTATGGAAGGGTTGCGTCGTAGGGTGAAGTATCTTCTGATGTAAACAGACTGATCCGAATGGATTCCGCACGTTCGCTGCCGCTGTCCAGGACCAGGGAGTAGGTTGTACGTCCCAGAAAACTTCGGCTTTCCAGGGTGTAATTCAAGCGTCCGGAGATTTGGGTGACAGGAAAGGGATAGCTGGTGTTCCGGGTTTCCGCCGAAAATTCCTGACCGGCAAGGGAAAAGTCGAGTTTGCCCAGTCTTGCATTGCTGTAGGCTCTGACCCTTGTTTCAAGTTCTGTTGCGGCAGCATCGGATTGACGGCTCCGGGAATCGTATTCCCGGCTGTTTTCTCCCCGTATAATGATCTGCTGGGGCTGACGTTCAGGAAAAGGTTCCAGGACAAATGTACTCAGGAGATTTGCCAGCAGCAGCAGAAGCATGGCCAGGGCAGAGTATCTGAGAGTGAAATTTCGCCTGCCCCGGACCGGATGTGGAAACAGAAAATCAAGCCGGATCAGCATCAGCATGAAGGGAAGAAGAATGAAGGCCACGAGGAGATTGATTCCTGCATCGGAGGCTATCAGTTCGCCGATGAGCAGGGTTTCATCTATCCGGATGATATCCACCACAGAAATGGCGATGAGCATGGGCGAAAGCAGGGCGGAAATGCTTTTCAGCAGCCGGTTGCGGCTGATGGAAAAAATAAACGCCCAGAACAGGGCCCAGAGAAAGTAGTAGGCAAAATTGATGTTGATGATTCCGAATATAAACACATCCGCGGCAAGAATCAGAATGGCGGCGGCGGAATAGAAACTTCCGTTCTTTGACAGGGGGAATCGGCGAATCAGGGTGAAGAAAACGGTAAAGAGAAAACTTGCGGTAATAATCTTCAGGAGAAACAGAGGGATGGGAAGGTAGCGCCACAAATTTTCAATTCCCCTGAGCTGCTCCACCATGGAGACCATAAGACTTCCCATGAAAATAAATGCAAACATGGCGGAGTAGAGCAGGGGCAGGTTCCAGAAGTTCCTTCCCAGGGTTTTCAGATATTTTCTCCGGCGCTTGCGAAAGATGAACAGCCACAGGAGCAGCAGCAGGATGACGGCCAGAACCGTCTGCACATACAGCATCTCATTCAGGAGAAACTGTCTGGAACCGATGCTGAAGCTGAGGTAATGCTGATCCCAGAGGCCGGTAATGTCGGCGTTTTCGGCGATATCCTCGTCATCACTGGAAATCAGCAGATCATGAAGAAACTGAAGGTTC
It includes:
- a CDS encoding TatD family hydrolase; translation: MRSAILDAHLHTQDTPDSVFSGYLRCISCSAGTEDWQELAANRDPRVHPYAGIHPAHIRNKPDGRSDKKQPAPRGGDPRLRRLRELLESRPDMGVGEIGMDRSLYSRVSRQLQEEYFSRQLQIALEYHRPAVLHVLNCAGAAAEVLERNSPDIPIMLHSWYEHTENLKRFLKFNCYFSVGPGGHWKHRRTWEGNARKSSSAHWLKAIPMDRLLIESDWPHGSEREDGHTSHSQLLLSMYERVAAILEIDRDELIDIVLRNGKVFTDFPTHR
- a CDS encoding tRNA-binding protein, coding for MNAFIGWDDFEKVDIRVGTIVDAQIFQEARVPAYILRIDLGDDLGILKSSARLTDLYSLESLIGRQVLAVVNFHPKQIGPIQSQCSVLGFYDAHQRVVLAVSDTVSGREIHNGARLL
- the dinB gene encoding DNA polymerase IV, with product MRSHTALWFHVDMDAFFAAVEQRDHPEYRGKPVIVGAKPGERGVVSTCSYEARRFGVHSAMPVSQAYRLCPDGIYVHPRMKEYSKASHEIMKIFSDFSPEVIQVSIDEAFINMTGTQGIFGPPEEAAQRLKKQVFDTSGLTITVGAATNRLVAKMASAYRKPDGLTIIPPGGEQEFISSLRISDLWGVGKKTRQKLEDLNIRDIGQIVQIPRQTLQNLLGKSGGEYMFQIVRGIDPGIYDREVKSHSISNEHTFGADCRDPQVIEDTLFTLAHGIIFRLHAEGGKSRTLVLKLRLADFSTSTIQRRSAREIITVEDCYRIALDLLKQKWDSRTPVRLIGLGFASVGSQDDFTQTELFETGEEKRSRAEQAVLELKTKYDSLNISKARTLIDSRRRKEPGKKQPPGRDQNPFGE